The window aactgccttgtgtttactgatttaaaactctattttctcactaggttttgggttctaatggtttgttaggcttcctaagggttcactaaactcagttaagccaaggccccatgaaggcctcactcatgacaaggtgaaaacctcacaagaacacagattgttcaattctgccctgttttggggtatctactgttttgagtgtgtatacctACCTAAATGCAGGGGCTTTGGTGATTTAAGACTACTGGAATCATAACAAAACTCACTCCCAACTCCTGGACACTCGGGACAAGTAAAACCcaaccaaatcaacaccaaaactcctagtttctatgtgcaaaaatctgtccagtgctagtgtgtgcctccttccaccttatcacccatcttaacaccattcaacaacaaccaagccaacaactctaatctataatctatataccactactgtatagccttatacaagaaattacaacacaaatcaagcctcaaaaatcacattactgaagccaaaaatcacagcagagcagagcagattgGTTTTCAGCATTTTTAAGAATGATTTCTAACTCATAatccatataaaatcacataatacatcaaaactgaacatgactaatcatggcacatattatactagcattttatggcaaaaaccgaggcatgaaatgatcaaaaaccagtttaaaaagtgacaaaatcagcatacactttatactatgaaaatcatgacatgcacttataaactcttaacttttcttggcaagatcttgacatgcaatgtttaaaactttgtaaaacaatctTGTAAAGACTGAAACTCAAAGATCCCAGCAAGAAACATCTCATTCCATCCacaaaaatcatccaaatcaatGGATTCCCTTCGGCTCCTTGGGAGTCATTGCCGAGCGCTTGAACCAAGGGtatggcttgacaaatggggGTGATACACTCCCTCAAGGCCACTCCTTGTCCAAGTATTTAAGCCACCATGATTCCAACTCTAGATTCACATGAATCAAAGTTGAAAATCTCGGCTTGGTGACATGCAAGAactcaaactaaccttaaatggaagcttgtgactaggagatgatttttctctcttggatgaGTGGTAAATTATGTGTGTATATGGAGTTATGAAAAGAAATGTACAAGAGTTTTGGGTGGGGGTTTCTACTCagctgaaatgagagagagggaggagagtttggtgggtttgattttgtgtgtagtgtagtgtaggaaatgatgaagtcttgtgcttttgactagactagaagtgagtggatttgggtagttacaattctatccttctagtggctttaggtgaaaatgcatgcaaggttttagtggtaattacaagagtcaaatggtgtgaatagtcggtcatgcccttggactctattctctaccaaaatgcatgcaagggtactagtgtaatcttataattactaaaagtatgaataaaatgaatggattttaataaataaactacaattccataaatcatcaaattaatactataaatactatgagattttacaagtttaacaaaatcatgataaaaaattttggacaaagaaatatttttaaaagcattttcaagtattaccctctaatatataatctatgtataaaaagaatttacacacaataatacacgtaataattcacaacgaaacgactttccactacaattatatatgtatatcatatcaCATAATTGCTCACCTTACAATTTATCACTATTTACGAttatctctactattattaaatcgcgtagccgcaactattaaattaacaccgaatcgtgcaagataattaatcgcgtagcgaaatctctcgcatacgactatttatacacgaaatagaatctaattatgccatcaagtcatgtataaatcccaattatcactaaatcgcgtaacaagaaatcttactcgcgtacaaaatatatcgcgtagaaattatattagtgatacttgcaataccacataacaagagaatatatatacattctTATATAACGATTCCACGTATCGACATAATAACATAGAATATAAGTGTCGTGCTTatgaaaaagttcaaaattaccgGTTGTTACATCCTCTCCCCCTtataggattctgtcctcagaatctagGAGAATAATTGAGGATACCGATTCCGCATATCAGACTCTAGCTCCCAAGTGGCTTCTTCTACCCTTGGATTCCTCCACAATACTTTTACCAAGCTCACTGATTTCTTCCTAAGTTTTCTTTCTTGCCGATCTAGTATTTGTACGGGATGTTCTTCATATGATAAATCAGTCTGGATCTCCACTGGTTCACTTTCTATCACATGATTGGCGTCCGGATTATACTTCTTGAGTAATgagacatgaaacacattatgcaCGTGCTGATATTGTGGTGGCAATGCTAACTCGTAGGCAACTTTTCCAACTTGGTTCAAGACTTCAAAAGGTCCAATGTATCTTGGTGCTAGTTTTCCTTTCTTACCAAATCTGGTCAAACCCTTCCACGGTGATATTTTTAGCAATACAGCTTCCCCAATTTCAAACTTCACATCTTTTCGAGCGGGGTCCGCGTACTTCCTTTGTCTGTCTTGTGCAGCAATTAGTCTCTTCTTGATTACTGTGATGGTGTCCTTCATTTGTTGTACCAATTCAGGTCCTAAAACCTTcccttctccaacttcatcccaattcgTCGGTGTTCTGCATTTCCGTCCATATAAAGCTTCGTATGGTGGCATGCCAATGCTGGAATGGTAACTATTATTGTATGAAAACTCCACAAGGGGTAAATGTTCGTCCCAACTTCCCGAAAAGTCAATGGCACAGCTTCGCAACATatcttcaatggtttggattgtTCGTTCACTTTGGCCgtcagtttgtggatgatatgccgtgcTCATGTTCAATTTCGTCcctaaatgttcttgaaattgcctccaaaatctcgaattgaaTCGTGGGTCCCGATCTGAAACTATTGATATAGGTACACCATGTCTCAACACGATTTCGCGTATATACATATGAACTAGTCTGTCTAAAGAAGATTTCTCATTAATTGGAAGAAAATGTGCCGATTTCGTAAGACGGTCAACTATTACCCAAATTGCATCGTGTCCAGAACGCGTTCGAGGTAATCCTACTACAAAGTCCATGGCAATattttcccacttccattctggaatcttcAATGGCTGAATCAAACCACTCGGTCTCTGATGTTCGGCTTTTACCCTTTGgcatgtatcatattttgaaatccattctgcaatttctcttttcatgtTCGGCCACCAGAAACTCTTCTTTAAGTCTTGGTACATCTTGGTGCTTCCCGGGTGAATCGAAAATCTAGAGTTGTGTGCTTCTCGCAAAATATCATTCTTCAATTCAGTCACATTCGGAATCCAAATCCTTGATGAAAATCTTAACACACCTTgctcatctttctgtgtacaaatttcttctccCGTCAACTGATTATCTTCTCGAGTCATCACTTCGTCTTGatatttctttatcttctctaaCAGAGTTGGTTTAAAGGTAATGGCATAACACATTTCTTCCGCCCCTCCAAGTTCACAAAACTCCAATTGCAACTTCTCAATTTCATTTGACAACTCCCTTGGCATTGAAATCACGTTTAACTTCTCTTTTCTACTTAATGCGTCTGCTACCACGTTGGCCTTCCCGGGATGATATTGTATCGAACAATCATAGTCTTTGATCAACTCCAACCATCGGCGTTGTCTCATATTTAGCTCTTTTTGAGTGAAAAGGTACTTCAGGCTCTTATGATCCGTATATATCTCACATTTCTCCCCGTATAAGTAGTGTCTCCACAATTTCAAAGCAAAAACTATCGCAGCCAATTCTAAATCATGAGTTGGGTACTTCTGTTCATGTGGCTTAAGTTGTCTCGAAGCGTACGCTATTACTTTTCCATGTTGCATCAACACGCATCCAAGTCCTTTGTAAGAGGCGTCACTGTATATCACAAAATCTCCCTTGTCATCGGGTAATGCTAAAACCGGTGCAGTTACTAATCTTTGCTTTAATTCCTGAAAACTATTTTCGCACTTCtccgtccattcaaacttctcattcttccttgTTAATTTGGTCAATGGTACGACAATCTTGgaaaaatccttcacaaaccttcggtaATATCCTGCTAATCCCATGAAACTCCTTACTTCTGTTGGCGTCTTTGgtctctcccaattcatcacagcctcAATCTTTTCGGGTCCACTCTAAtcccttcacttccaacaatatgtccGAGAAATCTTACTTCCgtcaaccaaaactcacatttcgAGAATTTGGCATACAATCTCTCCTTTCGCAACACTTCCAACACTATTCTTAGATGTTCTTCGTGATCAGCTTTCGTCTTTGAATACACCAAAATATCATCGATGAAAACTATGACGAATTTGTctaaatattccttgaatacccGATTCATTAAGTCCATGAAAGCAGCCGGTGCGTTCGTCAATCCAAAAGCCATAACAAGGAATTCGTAATGTCCGTATCGTGTTCGAAAAGCTGTCTTTGGTATGTCTTCagccttaatcttcaattggtggTATCCCGACCGTAGAtcaattttcgaaaaacaaGAAGCTCCCTTGAGTTGGTCAAACTAATCATCAATTCTAGGCAAAGGGTACCTATTCTTAATTGTCAATTTGTTCAATTCTCGATAATCTATACAAAGTCTCATACTCCCgtctttcttcttcacaaacaagaCCGGTGCGCCCCAAGGTGAAACACTTGGCCGTATAAATCCCTTGTCTAATAGTTCTTGTATTTGCTTCGCCAATTCCTTCATCTCTGACGGAGCCATTCTATAAGGAGCCTTCGAAACAGGTTCGGTGCCGGGTGCAAGTTCTATTGTAAACTCGATTTGTCGGTCCGGGGGTAAGCCAGGAAGTTCTTCGGGAAACACATctataaaatctcttactactgGAATGTCTTCAGGGCTAGAAACTTCTTTACTCTTATCAATTACATATGCCAAATACGCCTCGCATCCCTTCCGAATCATCTTCTTTGCTTGCATCGAAGTAAGAAATCCTTGAGTTTGCCTTTAACCCTTAAATGTTACCTTCTTGCCTTGTGGTGAACTCAATACTACCGTTTTGTTCTTgcaatctatttgagcattAAAGCTtgtcaaccaatccatccctaaaaTCACGTCGAATTCGCCTAACTGGAAAGGAATAAGACTCGCAGGAAAAACGTGTCCGGCTATCACTATTGTACAATGGGGGCACACATGTTCTACAGATATTCTATCTTGATTAGCTAAGACAACAGATAGGGGTTCATGCATCAATTGGGTTTCACAATTccacttatcaacaaaagactTCGAAATAAATGACCTTGTAGCTCCCGAGTCAATCAATACTTTAGCACTAGCAGCGttcacagaaagcgtacctgaaaCTACATCAGAACTTTGAATTGCATCCTTTACATTCATGTTGAAAGTCCTTGCTTGTGCCGGATAGGTCAAAGCTGGATGAGATGAGGATGATGCCATTTGAGGTTGATTGAAAGGCATTGGAAATGATGGTGCTGGCATAGGAGTTGCTTGATTCATCGGATATGGCATAGCAGTCATTTGTAGCAACTGATTGTTAACCGCTCCTTTGCATTCCCTCGACACATGTCCCACTTTACCACACTTGTAGCACGTGACGTTGGCCTTCTGATTCTTACATTCATGAGCATAATGGCCTTTTGTG of the Daucus carota subsp. sativus chromosome 4, DH1 v3.0, whole genome shotgun sequence genome contains:
- the LOC135152187 gene encoding uncharacterized protein LOC135152187, coding for MTAMPYPMNQATPMPAPSFPMPFNQPQMASSSSHPALTYPAQARTFNMNVKDAIQSSDVVSGTLSVNAASAKVLIDSGATRSFISKSFVDKWNCETQLMHEPLSVVLANQDRISVEHVCPHCTIVIAGHVFPASLIPFQLGEFDVILGMDWLTSFNAQIDCKNKTVVLSSPQGKKVTFKG